Proteins from one Setaria italica strain Yugu1 chromosome V, Setaria_italica_v2.0, whole genome shotgun sequence genomic window:
- the LOC101754355 gene encoding uncharacterized protein LOC101754355 gives MDFPKRERALPQGSPRRSPKAMRPGAATEADENASPKRPVAAWAASPQRKKVLGERNDGGGASMETVASPPPPQPKPAPSPPTLTGRGAGAYDPKTNYTTPRPEFLRYDPERRREILLRVARAAEVDDCSSSASGTGASEDDGGSVSSDAAAASPVSFARRSDSEAELDDSDDDDDEEEVAQPRRGRWERRLFLLLVAVACSFCYMHCMNPAAFYVPSGDRMDFIGPIGGMYDAGDHEVDSLRLLGPVYMMGPEDVLEETTNQLMQGETEDAVHRHDQRASRNLVAVTMLGLADMCLNVPPGELTCQLGGESSENVADSKEDPELDDEHKTESTIKSLKKNEQSYEDPELDDEHKTESTIESFKKNEQSYEVGCLDGNIALDSIGTNSAHIADMEEGSSGLVHQEEGEDHPNQFAIQLVSMEKAIESSSDKLNLDAELWQYENAAEAAKEICSAVKFLWSAMEPHLLQILACLSVAGFVAAMFRYFQRSREMVLPARLHMLSKSPAEVPVLVPNQIVQLPVYSSEQPTQLTVPRQGLSGSLEVPMGLPLPKPDPFVSLNVPVQEPWPKTDPFVSVKVPADHGKHDQKLQQQDANNMEASNSKFLNHRNVDSSKPPVVELLGEFTFANSARGRAIKSLNQYAGDAAVQELPEKDVDKMQMNSSIDQTPSVRRGRKEENSVKGDKTDATSAPLTPTPLTPTPLRRSNRLRNKVISP, from the exons ATGGATTTCCCCAAGCGAGAGCGAGCACTTCCCCAAG GTTCCCCGCGAAGGAGCCCCAAGGCGATGAGGCCCGGAGCGGCCACGGAGGCCGACGAGAACGCGAGCCCCAAGCGTCCCGTGGCGGCGTGGGCCGCGTCGCCgcagaggaagaaggtgctggGGGAGCggaacgacggcggcggcgccagcatGGAGACCGtggcgtcgccgccaccgccgcagccgAAACCGGCTCCGAGCCCGCCGACGCTCACGggccgcggcgcgggggcgTACGACCCGAAGACGAACTACACCACGCCGCGGCCGGAGTTCCTGCGCTACGaccccgagcgccgccgcgagaTCCTCCTCCgggtggcgcgcgcggcggaggtggacgACTGCTCCAGCTCCGCCTCGGGCACCGGGGCCTCGGAGGACGACGGTGGCTCCGTCTCctcggacgccgcggcggcgtcaccCGTCTCGTTTGCGCGAAGGAGcgactccgaggccgagcttgacgacagcgacgacgacgacgacgaggaggaggtggcccaACCGCGTCGAGGTCGGTGGGAGCGGCGGCTGTTTCTTCTGCTCGTCGCTGTGGCCTGCTCATTCTGCTACATGCACTGTATGAATCCCGCAGCCTTCTATGTTCCTTCAGGAGATAGGATGGATTTCATTGGGCCGATTGGGGGCATGTACGATGCTGGTGATCATGAAGTAGATTCACTGAGATTGTTAGGGCCAGTTTATATGATGGGTCCAGAGGACGTGCTTGAAGAGACTACAAATCAACTTATGCAAGGGGAGACTGAAGATGCGGTTCATCGGCATGACCAGAGAGCATCAAGAAATCTGGTGGCAGTTACGATGTTGGGACTAGCCGATATGTGCCTGAATGTCCCACCGGGAGAATTGACATGCCAACTTGGGGGTGAAAGTAGCGAGAATGTGGCTGATTCGAAGGAAGATCCTGAGCTGGATGATGAGCACAAGACAGAATCGACAATCAAGTCCTTAAAGAAGAATGAGCAAAGCTATGAAGATCCCGAGCTGGATGATGAGCACAAGACAGAATCGACAATCGAGTCCTTTAAGAAGAATGAGCAAAGCTATGAAGTTGGTTGCTTGGATGGAAACATCGCATTGGATTCCATTGGTACCAATTCAGCCCACATTGCTGACATGGAAGAGGGCAGTTCGGGATTAGTACATcaagaggaaggggaggatcATCCAAATCAATTTGCGATTCAGTTGGTCTCCATGGAGAAGGCAATTGAATCATCAAGTGACAAGCTGAATCTTGACGCTGAGCTATGGCAATATGAGAACGCAGCAGAAGCTGCAAAAGAAATATGCTCTGCTGTAAAATTTCTGTGGTCTGCAATGGAACCTCATTTGCTGCAGATATTGGCATGCTTGTCTGTTGCAGGTTTTGTGGCTGCCATGTTCAGGTACTTTCAAAGATCAAGAGAGATGGTTTTACCTGCACGACTACATATGCTTTCAAAGTCACCTGCAGAAGTGCCAGTGTTGGTCCCCAATCAAATTGTGCAGCTGCCAGTGTACTCTTCAGAGCAACCTACGCAATTGACAGTTCCAAGACAAGGCCTGTCTGGCAGCTTGGAGGTTCCTATGGGGTTGCCATTACCCAAGCCAGACCCATTTGTCAGCCTTAATGTTCCTGTGCAAGAGCCATGGCCCAAGACAGACCCATTTGTCAGCGTCAAGGTTCCTGCGGATCATGGGAAGCATGATCAGAAACTTCAGCAGCAAGATGCTAACAACATGGAGGCTTCAAATAGTAAATTTCTGAATCACAGAAATGTTGACAGCTCCAAGCCACCAGTTGTCGAACTACTTGGAGAGTTCACATTTGCAAACAGCGCAAGAGGAAGGGCTATCAAGAGCTTGAATCAGTATGCTGGAGATGCTGCAGTTCAGGAATTGCCAGAAAAGGATGTGGACAAGATGCAGATGAATTCAAGCATCGATCAGACCCCGAGTGTtcgaagaggaagaaaagag GAGAACTCTGTAAAAGGAGATAAGACGGATGCGACATCAGCACCACTGACGCCGACTCCGTTGACACCGACTCCGTTGAGACGCTCCAACCGCCTCCGCAACAAGGTGATTTCACCTTGA
- the LOC101777065 gene encoding protein DETOXIFICATION 32, whose translation MGSALETLCGQAVGAGQLQMLGVYMQRSWIICLATSLALLPLYLFASPILRLLWQSADISAASGRYARWCVPQLFAYAVNFPIQKFYQAQSRVWVMTAISGAVLAAHALLNWLVVARLGRGMVGAAVVGDVSWWLLNAAQFVYLVGGSFPEAWTGFSRKAFASLGGFVKLSIASAVMLCLEMWYYTAVLILVGCLKNPEIQVGAISICMNYQLWTLMVALGFNAAVSVRVSNELGANHPKAAKFSVVVATTTSAAIGLILTAVALAARKQMPRLFTGDGAVVKETAKLGYLLAATIFLNSIQPVLSGVAIGAGWQSLVAFVNIGCYYLVGLPLAAVLGFKLKLNATGIWVGVLIGTVLQTVILFVILARTKWQKEAMLAEERIRVWGGNVELPETRETRPSENIDAPV comes from the exons ATGGGGAGCGCGCTGGAGACGCTGTGCGGCCAGGCCGTGGGCGCCGGGCAGCTCCAGATGCTGGGCGTCTACATGCAGCGCTCCTGGATCATCTGCCTCGCCACGTCGCTGGCCTTGCTCCCGCTCTACCTCTTCGCGTCCCCGATCCTCCGCCTGCTCTGGCAGTCCGCCGACATCTCGGCGGCGTCCGGGCGCTACGCGCGCTGGTGCGTGCCGCAGCTCTTCGCCTACGCCGTCAACTTCCCCATCCAGAAGTTCTACCAGGCGCAGAGCAGGGTGTGGGTCATGACGGCCATCTCGGGCGCCGTCCTGGCCGCGCACGCGCTGCTCAACTGGCTCGTCGTGGCCAGGCTCGGCCGCGGGAtggtcggcgccgccgtcgtcggggaCGTCTCCTGGTGGCTGCTCAACGCGGCGCAGTTCGTGTACCTCGTCGGCGGGTCGTTCCCGGAGGCGTGGACGGGGTTCTCGCGCAAGGCGTTCGCCAGCCTCGGCGGCTTCGTCAAGCTCTCCATCGCGTCGGCTGTCATGCTGTG CCTAGAGATGTGGTATTATACGGCAGTTCTCATTCTGGTGGGGTGCCTGAAGAACCCAGAGATTCAAGTTGGAGCGATTTCCATATG CATGAACTATCAGCTTTGGACACTGATGGTTGCGCTTGGGTTCAACGCTGCAGTAAG CGTTCGCGTCTCCAACGAGCTTGGCGCCAACCATCCGAAGGCAGCCAAGTTCTCAGTGGTGGTCGCCACAACCACATCGGCCGCCATCGGGCTGATCCTCACGGCGGTCGCTCTGGCGGCGAGGAAGCAGATGCCTCGGCTTTTCACAGGCGACGGCGCGGTCGTCAAGGAGACCGCCAAGCTGGGGTACCTCCTGGCCGCCACCATATTCCTCAACAGCATCCAGCCGGTGTTGTCAG GGGTGGCGATCGGTGCCGGGTGGCAGTCCTTGGTCGCGTTCGTCAACATCGGCTGCTACTACCTCGTCGGCCTGCCCCTCGCAGCCGTGCTTGGCTTCAAGCTGAAGCTCAATGCAACA GGGATTTGGGTGGGCGTGTTGATTGGAACGGTGTTACAGACTGTGATTCTGTTTGTGATCCTCGCCAGAACCAAATGGCAGAAAGAG GCTATGCTAGCAGAAGAGAGAATACGGGTGTGGGGAGGAAACGTTGAGCTGCCAGAGACTCGAGAAACAAGGCCAAGTGAAAACATTGACGCACCTGTTTGA
- the LOC101754754 gene encoding probable calcium-binding protein CML41, with product MASIEVSKPSKRLSPKRSGSFKLSLPGLFCGQCKATSVSSPPDSPTGAGARSLSSSSASASASSSGTSRGRDRTAELREIFRHFDRDMDGRISGRELREFFASMGDGGLALGQGLALGGLEDGGGGDLMLGFDDFVRIVESKGGEEEEREDLRRAFEAFEAVKGSGRITPRGLQRVLSQLGDEPSVAECEAMIRAYDDDGDGELDFHDFHRMMSQD from the coding sequence ATGGCGAGCATCGAGGTGTCCAAGCCGTCGAAGCGTCTGTCCCCCAAGCGCAGCGGCAGCTTCAAGCTGAGCCTGCCCGGCCTGTTCTGCGGCCAGTGCAAGGCCACGTCGGTCTCGTCCCCGCCCGACTCCCCcacgggcgccggcgcgcggtcgctgtcgtcgtcgtccgcgtccgcgtcggcgtcgtccTCGGGCACGTCCCGCGGGCGCGACCGCACGGCGGAGCTCCGCGAGATCTTCCGCCACTTCGACCGCGACATGGACGGCCGCATCTCCGGGCGCGAGCTGCGCGAGTTCTTCGCGTCCATGGGCGACGGCGGCCTGGCGCTGGGGCAGGGGCTGGCGCTCGGCGGgctggaggacggcggcggcggggacctgATGCTGGGGTTCGACGACTTCGTGCGCATCGTGGAGAGCaagggcggggaggaggaggagcgcgaggaccTGCGCCGCGCCTTCGAGGCGTTCGAGGCCGTCAAGGGGTCCGGCCGGATCACGCCGCGCGGCCTGCAGCGTGTGCTCAGCCAGCTGGGCGACGAGCCGTCCGTGGCCGAGTGCGAGGCCATGATCCGCGcctacgacgacgacggcgacggcgagctcgaCTTCCACGACTTCCACCGCATGATGAGCCAGGACTAG
- the LOC101755974 gene encoding E3 ubiquitin-protein ligase RNF5, whose amino-acid sequence MSGGNAWSPLSSHGFGSESSGMASRASEPVARTNSGGGGGGSKDSGSFECNICLDLAQDPVVTLCGHLFCWPCLYEWLHVHAHSQECPVCKAVVEEGKLVPLYGRGGTSAAPRARSVAGVQIPSRPTGQRPSTAPQPDHNNHYPHQNPWFMGAHAGGAPVAGGRWGNYTFSAAIGGLFPLLSFQVHGFPQATAYGPAAGFPYGYGHSFHGWHGYGFPRQAPQGQQVDVYLKVLLLVVGVLVIASLIAF is encoded by the exons ATGTCCGGCGGTAACGCGTGGTCGCCACTCTCTTCGCACGGGTTTGG ATCGGAGTCCAGCGGCATGGCGAGCCGCGCCAGCGAGCCAGTGGCGAGGAccaacagcggcggcggcggtggcggcagcaagGACTCGGGCAGCTTCGAGTGCAACATCTGCCTGGACCTGGCGCAGGACCCCGTGGTCACCCTCTGCGGCCACCTCTTCTGCTGGCCCTGCCTCTACGAGTGGCTCCACGTCCACGCGCACTCACAGGAGTGCCCCGTCTGCAAGGCCGTTGTCGAGGAGGGGAAGCTCGTCCCCCTCTACGGCCGCGGTGGCACCTCCGCCGCTCCACGGGCGAGGTCTGTGGCCGGCGTCCAGATCCCCAGCAGGCCGACCGGGCAGCGGCCGTCCACCGCGCCGCAGCCTGACCACAACAACCATTACCCGCACCAGAACCCCTGGTTCATGGGTGCTCATGCTGGTGGCGCCCCTGTGGCTGGCGGCCGGTGGGGAAATTACACTTTCtcagccgccattggagggctGTTTCCTTTGCTGAGCTTCCAAGTGCATGGTTTCCCGCAGGCCACTGCCTATGGGCCTGCTGCAGGTTTTCCTTATGGCTATGGCCATTCTTTCCATGGGTGGCATGGGTATGGCTTCCCGCGCCAGGCGCCACAAGGCCAGCAGGTTGATGTGTACTTGAAGGTGCTGCTTCTGGTAGTTGGCGTGCTTGTAATTGCCAGCCTGATTGCATTTTAG
- the LOC101776248 gene encoding zinc finger A20 and AN1 domain-containing stress-associated protein 3, giving the protein MSSFQPHESADPALCAAGCGFFGSPATKDMCSVCYKKNHCIVTDAASSTATASEPVPRSAVAAKPAVPAPAASSVSFAPAKGAVAEPTVPSSSAPEPATKAQPSRCAACYKKVGLTGFVCRCEKTFCGKHRYAEEHCCAFDFKGCGRDAIARSNPVIKGDKLACRI; this is encoded by the coding sequence ATGTCGTCGTTCCAACCGCACGAGAGCGCCGATCCGGCGCTGTGCGCCGCCGGCTGCGGCTTCTTCGGCAGCCCGGCTACCAAGGACATGTGCTCCGTCTGCTACAAGAAGAACCACTGCATCGTCAccgacgccgcctcctccactgCCACGGCGTCCGAACCCGTCCCGCGATCCGCCGTTGCCGCAAAGCCAGCCGTGCCGGCGCCCGCCGCTTCCAGCGTATCTTTCGCGCCCGCTAAAGGCGCCGTTGCTGAACCGACGGTtccgtcctcctccgcgcccgAGCCCGCGACGAAGGCGCAGCCGAGCCGGTGCGCGGCCTGCTACAAGAAGGTGGGGCTGACAGGGTTCGTGTGCCGATGCGAGAAGACGTTCTGCGGGAAGCACAGGTACGCGGAGGAGCACTGCTGCGCCTTCGACTTCAAGGGCTGCGGCCGCGACGCCATCGCCCGTAGCAACCCCGTGATTAAGGGAGACAAGCTGGCCTGCAGGATCTGA